TCATATGGAGTGTTAACGCTAACGTAATTATCGTCTAAATCATCGTAGTTGTCCGATAATGTAAATCTTAATTCTTCATCATCTTGTAAAAAATTCTCTCTAAATTTTTTATGATAGTTAACAATTTGAATTAAAACTTGCTCTTCTTCACTTAAAGCCATATTTTTTAGTTTAAATTAATTTGTGTCTATAAATTTTTTAAAGGTATAATTATTTATTCTTTTATAGCAATTGACAAAGTGAAATTAAAATTATTGGCATTATATTTGAAAATCTTTAGTAATTATAAACTCACAAATAAAACCACATGAAAAAAATTACTTTATTACTTTTTATTATACTTTCTATTCCTGTTTTTGCTCAAGATTCAGATATGAAAATTTTTTTAGAGAAAAAAGAATCTATTAATATCGACCAATACGATTTGATAAAACAAGTAAATATATTTTATCCTGACATTCTAATTTCTAAAGAAGTTAAAGCCAATTATAAGAATAATTTGAAAGTTAACGAATTTCTATCTGCTGAATTAATTTATCCGAATAGCGGTAAGTTTAAACTTTACAATGTTACAATCATGGATAAAAGACATTTAACTTATACCTTTTTATCAAATGATGATATTTTGACTTATGGTGATGTTCGAATATTTGATGGTAAGACGGTTCGAACCTTGTATCGTTTGTCAGGTGCAAATTCTTTAATGCAATATTTTGTCGATGGTAAATTGATAAATGAAGTAAAAGGATAATTTTACAACTTCAATCAATAAATAAGCCCCAATAAAACGGGGCTTTTTTTATGTTCCGAATTTTTATATATTAGATTTCTTCAAAAATAGGGGTTAAAAATGCTGTTAATAAAGTTGTTAACATCTTCTTGGACATACTGCAAATCATACTATAAATTATAGGTCAAAAATAATACGTCTAAATTTAGACGTTGTTAGTATAATTTGGTTAAAATCATTTCATTAGGAACTAAATCACCGCCACCACGTTTTGTGAATTGCAATACTCCTTCATTTGTTAGTAAAACTGCACTTGAAGAAATTCCATCTTTATCTTTTAGTTTTATTTGAGCTTTATCGCCGTGCGGATACACATATCCAGAAATTTCAAGAATTCCCGAGTTCAATTCTTTATGTTCGCTTGTAACTTCGGCAGTTCCAAAAATCTTATAATTAGATTGCGCAACTGTAATTGTAAAAAAATATTCTTTTTTACAGTCTTTACATTTTTGGTTTGTCCAGGTTCCAGAAAATCGATCTTGAGAAAAAGATTTTAGAGACATTAAAAATGCGATAAAAAGAAATTTTTTCATTGTAAATGGTTTTATTAAAAATTTGGCTCAAATATAAACCAAAAAAGCATCACTATATTGTGATGCTTTTTTGGAAGTTGAACAAAATTATAATTTTTTCAAATAAACTGATTTCCCATTTAAGGAAACATCGATCTGATTTGTTTTTTCGTTAAAAGTTGTTCTCAACGCATTTCCGTTAAATATGGTAACGTCACCATGTACATGACCGGTTTCATTTGATACATAATCAAATTTAACTTTTTTGTTGTCCGGTTCGATGCCTAATTTATAGCTTGAAAATTTAGTTCCCCTTAAATCAAAGTCTTGTTGTGAATCGATAATGTTTCCGTCGGCGTAAAAATTAGTAACAGATTTACTCAATGTAATATCAGGATAATACTGATTTACTTTTTTTAAGAGTTCGTACTGGGCCGTACTTGCATCTTCTTGCTTAGATGTAATGGTTTGGGCAAATGAAATTGATGTGCATAAAACTGCTACTAGTAAAAGGTACTTTCTCATAGTTTTTAATTTAAAGATTAATAAGTTGTTATACCAAATTATAATGGTAATGACTTTAATTTATTGTTATAAACTCCGGGAAGTTATATAACAAGGTACGAAATCTTTACCTTTGCAGAAAATTAAAAGCCCTTTTTTAAGAAAATGACAACAAAAAAATATATTAAACTGATCCTTATTTTAGGTTCTTTAACCGCTCTTGGTCCTTTTTCAATTGATATGTATCTGCCTGGTTTCTCAGGAATTGCAAAAGATTTAAACACAACTGTAGCAAAAGTTTCTATGAGTTTATCTAGTTATTTTATCGGAATTTCTGCCGGACAGTTGCTTTATGGACCTTTATTAGACCGTTTTGGACGTAAAAAACCTTTGTTTATTGGATTATTGGTTTATATTTTAGCGTCCTTGGGCTGTATTTATGTTGCTGATATTGATGCCTTCATATTACTTCGTTTTATTCAAGCTATTGGAAGTTGTGCAGCAACTGTGGCTTCAGTCGCAATGGTTCGTGATTTATTTCCTGTAAAAGATATACCGAAAGTTTTTTCTCTTTTAATGCTTGTAGTCGGGCTTTCGCCAATGCTGGCGCCAACAATTGGTGGTTATGTTACTGAGGATTTAGGTTGGCACGCAGTCTTCTTTATTTTGATGTGTATGGGAATTGTGATTTTAGCTGCGTCACAAATTGGACTTCCTAACACTTACAAACCAGATACTACGATTTCATTAAAACCAAAACCGATTATTGCTAATTTTCTTTCAGTTATAAGAGAGCCTCAATTTTATACATACGCTTTTACGGGAGCAATCGCATTTTCGGGATTGTTTTCTTATGTAGCGGCTTCTCCGATTGTTTTTATGGATATTTATAAAGTGGATGCTAAAACTTATGGATGGATTTTTGCCTTAATGTCGGTTAGTTTTATTGGTTCCAGTCAATTGAATTCTATGTTGTTGAAGAGATTTTCTAGTGAACAGATGATTTTTGGTGCTTTGATTTCACAATCAGTTATCAGTATAATATTTTTAATTTTATCATTAAATAATCTTTTAGGATTGTATGAAACTATTGGAATGTTGTTTTTGTTCTTAGCTTGTTTAGGAATTTCAAATCCGAATACTGCAGGATTAACACTTGCTCCTTTTGCTAAAAATACGGGAAGTGCTTCAGCATTAATGGGGGCTATTCAGTTAGGATTAGGAGCTTTGGCTTCGTTTGCAATTGGAGTTTTTGTGAAAGATTCTGTTGCGCCAATGGTTGCCATTATGACGACTACAACCATTACAGCATTTATTGTCCTTAATATTGGAAAACGTTTTATCAAAAATAAAGTAATACTTTCTGATAGTGATGATGTTATGATTGCTCATTAAAAGTAGAAATTCCAATTTTTTAAATTCCAAAAACTTTAAATCAAATAAGCTTTGCAATAAGCAAGAAAGCCGAAATCAAATAATTTCGGCTTTTGTTTTCATTACAATTCTTTGGAATCTTATTCTTTTAGTTCTGAGTTTTTTTATCTGGTCTAATGATCATTCTAAGAGATTGATCTTTTGCAAAATAAGCCACCATCCAATTCCAGAAAGTATTTAATCTGTTTCTATAAGTGATCAAGGAAATTAAGTGAATAAACAACCAAATAATCCAAGCAAAGAAACCTTTAAAGTGCCATTTTGGACTTGGCAAATCCACAACAGCTTTTGCTTTTCCGATAATTGCCATTGATCCTTTATCGTTGTAAGCAAATGGTTTAAGTGGTTTGTTCGTAACCATTGCTTTAAAGTTTTTAGCCAGATTTAATCCCTGTTGGATTGCAACTTGCGCAACCTGCGGATGTCCGTCAGGGAAATTTTTATCTCCGGCTGTAATGGCAGTATCTCCAATTGCATAAATGTGATCCACGCCATTTACTTTGTTAAATTCATCTGTTGCCATACGTCTTCCGCGGCCATAACTTTCTTTTGGAATTCCTTCGAAAATTTTAGCCGAAACTCCCGCCGCCCAAATTAAGTTTTTGGTTTTGATGGTTTCTCCGTTTTCAAACATTACAGTATCATCAACATAATCAACTACCTTGGTATTTAATTTTACAACAACTCCTAATTTAGTTAAGGCTTCCAAAGTATCTTTTTGAGATTCTTTGCTCATTGGTGCTAATAAAGCATCGCCACCATCAACTAAATAAACGTTGCTTGCAGAAGTATCTAATTCAGGATATTCTTTTAAAAGGATGTTTTTTCGCATTTCGGCAAACATACCGGAAACCTCCACACCTGTCGGCCCCCCTCCTGCTACTACAATTGTAAGTAATTTACGTCTTTTGCGCATGTCTTTACAAATGGCAGCTTTTTCAAGGTTCTTAAGCAGCGTATTACGCATTACGATGGCATCATTTAAGGTTTTCATCGGAATGGCATTTTTCATAACGTTTTCCATACCAAAATAACTCGTTTCTGCTCCAGTGGCAAAAACAAGATAATCGTATTCCAATTCTCCGTTGCTTAAAGTGATTTTCTTTTCAGCGGGAGAAACAGATAATAATTCGCCTAAACGAAAACTTAGATTCTTTTTTCCTGCGAAAAATTTTCTAAATGGATAACTGATGCTGGAAGGCTCTAAAAATGCCGTAGCAACTTGATATATAAGTGGTGGGAAAAAGTTATAATTATTTTTGTCTACAAGGGTTACTTGTATTTGAGGCTGATTTACAAGCTCTTTTGCTAGATTGATTCCTGCAAATCCGCCTCCAATAATGACTATTTTCATATAGGTTGTAATTAATAGGATTATAGAATAATTCCTTATAAAAGTACAACTTTAATAAACAATGACAAAAGTCATATTATTTACTTTTTGAATTTTTTAACTGTTTTATCAACTATATCGATTTTGTTCTGTAAGACATAACTCGCCATTAATTTTTCGATTAGTTCTTCTTTCGTTAAATGATGAAAAACGGTTTTCACTTTTGTTTTTAAATCGGCAGAAAGATCATGATTTGGTTTTGTTTTGAAGATTTGTTTTGCCCATAAAAGCATATTATTTTCTTCAAGACTAGCGGCGGTTGGTTTTTTAAACTCAGAAAATTTAATTCCCAATTCTCTTTCAAAATCAGC
This portion of the Flavobacterium panacagri genome encodes:
- a CDS encoding multidrug effflux MFS transporter, giving the protein MTTKKYIKLILILGSLTALGPFSIDMYLPGFSGIAKDLNTTVAKVSMSLSSYFIGISAGQLLYGPLLDRFGRKKPLFIGLLVYILASLGCIYVADIDAFILLRFIQAIGSCAATVASVAMVRDLFPVKDIPKVFSLLMLVVGLSPMLAPTIGGYVTEDLGWHAVFFILMCMGIVILAASQIGLPNTYKPDTTISLKPKPIIANFLSVIREPQFYTYAFTGAIAFSGLFSYVAASPIVFMDIYKVDAKTYGWIFALMSVSFIGSSQLNSMLLKRFSSEQMIFGALISQSVISIIFLILSLNNLLGLYETIGMLFLFLACLGISNPNTAGLTLAPFAKNTGSASALMGAIQLGLGALASFAIGVFVKDSVAPMVAIMTTTTITAFIVLNIGKRFIKNKVILSDSDDVMIAH
- a CDS encoding NAD(P)/FAD-dependent oxidoreductase, which codes for MKIVIIGGGFAGINLAKELVNQPQIQVTLVDKNNYNFFPPLIYQVATAFLEPSSISYPFRKFFAGKKNLSFRLGELLSVSPAEKKITLSNGELEYDYLVFATGAETSYFGMENVMKNAIPMKTLNDAIVMRNTLLKNLEKAAICKDMRKRRKLLTIVVAGGGPTGVEVSGMFAEMRKNILLKEYPELDTSASNVYLVDGGDALLAPMSKESQKDTLEALTKLGVVVKLNTKVVDYVDDTVMFENGETIKTKNLIWAAGVSAKIFEGIPKESYGRGRRMATDEFNKVNGVDHIYAIGDTAITAGDKNFPDGHPQVAQVAIQQGLNLAKNFKAMVTNKPLKPFAYNDKGSMAIIGKAKAVVDLPSPKWHFKGFFAWIIWLFIHLISLITYRNRLNTFWNWMVAYFAKDQSLRMIIRPDKKTQN